The Burkholderia sp. PAMC 26561 genome includes the window CCCAACACCACCGTATTTTTCTGGCGGCGCATTCAGGCGCTTGGCCGCCGCAAAATGCTGTTCGGGATGACGATCAAATCAGCTAAGCTGATGCCTGATCAAGAAGCTTAGCGCAACAAACCGCCATTGGACGCAAAGCCATCACAAGTGGCCCAGCGGACCTCGCATTACACAGGAGACCAGTCCATGCATGATCCGTATATTGCACATGCACGCAATACGCTCGACCAAATCCGCGCAGACGGTTTCTACAAGTCCGAGCGCGTCATATCTAGTCCTCAATCAGCCGATATCCGGCTCGCCACCGGCGACGAAGTGCTCAACTTCTGCGCCAACAATTATCTCGGCCTGGCCAATGATCCGCGCCTGATCGAAGCAGCGAAAGCAGGCCTCGACCGCGATGGTTTCGGCATGGCCTCGGTGCGATTCATCTGCGGCACGCAAAGCGTTCACAAGGAACTCGAACAGGCGCTGGCGTCGTTTTTGCAAACGGACGACTGCATTCTTTACTCGAGTTGCTTCGACGCCAATGGCGGCTTGTTCGAGACCTTGCTCGACGAGTCCGACGCGATCATCAGCGACGAACTCAATCACGCGAGCATTATCGACGGCGTGCGTTTGTCGAAGGCAAAGCGCTATCGCTACAAGAATAACGATCTCGCCGATCTGGAAACCAGGCTGCGTGAAGCCGACGCAGTCGGCGCGCGCTTCAAGCTGATCGCAACCGACGGCGTGTTTTCAATGGACGGCATCATTGCCGATCTCGCCGGCATCTGCGATCTGGCGGACCGTTATGGCGCGCTCGTGATGGTCGACGATTCGCACGCGGTGGGGTTTATCGGCGAGCATGGGCGCGGCACGCCTGAACATTGCGGCGTGCTTTCGCGCATCGACATCATCACGGGTACGCTCGGCAAGGCGCTCGGCGGCGCATCGGGTGGCTATGTTGCCGCGCGCCGCGAGATTGTCGAGTTGTTGCGCCAGCGCTCCCGTCCCTACCTGTTTTCCAACACGCTCACGCCGAGCATTGCCGCGGCCACGCTCAAGGTGCTCGAACTGCTCGGCAGCGCCGAAGGCGCCGAGTTGCGCTCGCGTGTAAGCAGCAACGGCGCGCGTTTTCGCAACGCCATGAGCGCGCTCGGCTTTACGCTCGTGCCCGGCGAACATCCGATCATCCCCGTGATGCTCGGCGACGCCCAGGTTGCGTCCCGCATGGCCGATGCACTCCTGCAGGAAGGTGTCTACGTGATCGGCTTTTCGTTTCCGGTCGTGCCCAAGGGTCGCGCCCGCATCCGCACGCAGATGAGCGCCGCGCATACGCCGGAGCAAATCGATCGCGCCGTCGATGCGTTCGCGCGTGTTGGCCGTTCACTCGGCATCATCTAGGACATCGAGACCATCATGAAAGCATTGGCCAAGCTGGAACGCGCACCGGGGCTGACACTGACGCACGTGGCGAAGCCCGAGGTCGGGCACAACGACGTGATGATCCGCATCACGCGCACCGCGATCTGCGGCACCGACATCCATATCTGGAAATGGGATGACTGGGCTCAAAAAACCATTCCCGTTCCCATGCATGTGGGGCACGAATATGTTGGCGAGATCGTGGAAATGGGACAAGAGGTACGCGGATTCGCAATTGGCGATCGCGTCTCGGGTGAAGGCCATATCACGTGCGGCTTCTGCCGTAATTGCCGTGCGGGACGGCGGCATTTGTGTCGCAACACGGTCGGCGTCGGTGTAAACCGGCCGGGCGCGTTCGCTGAATTCCTGGTGATTCCAGCGTTCAACGCCTTCAAGATCCCGCCGGAAATCTCCGATGACCTCGCGGCGATCTTCGATCCGTTCGGTAACGCCACGCACACGGCGTTGTCGTTCAATCTCGTCGGCGAAGACGTGTTGATCACAGGCGCAGGCCCTATCGGCATCATGGCCGTGGCGATTGCCAAGCATGTAGGCGCACGCAATGTGGTGATTACCGACGTGAACGAATATCGCCTCGAACTTGCGCGGAAGATGGGGGCCACGCGGGCGGTGAATGTTACGCAGACTGCACTGCGCGATGTGATGGCGGAACTTCACATGACGGAAGGCTTCGATGTGGGACTGGAAATGTCCGGCGTGCCGAGTGCATTCAAGGGGCTGCTCGAGGCCATGAATCATGGCGGCAAGGTCGCGATGCTGGGCATTCCGCCAGCGGAGATGGCGATAGACTGGACCCAGGTCATCTTCAAGGGACTGGAAATCAAGGGCATCTACGGACGCGAGATGTTCGAGACCTGGTACAAGATGGTGGCCATGTTGCGGAGCGGGCTTGATCTTTCGCCGATCCTGACGCATCGGTTTGCGGTCGATGATTATCAGCAAGCGTTTGCCGCCATGCTTTCCGGGCAGAGCGGAAAGGTGATTCTGGATTGGACCGTATAGTGCCTGACGCTCGGGGGCATGTGCATGCCCCCGTTATCGCCTTAACGCCGATCCCCTGAAATCACATCGATCCACACCGCCAGCACCAGGATCCCGCCCTTCACGATCATCTGCCAGTAAGAATCGACATCGAGCATCGACATGCCGTTGTCGAGGCTTGCCATCACCAGCGCACCAATCAGCGCTCCGTAGACCGTGCCGGAACCGCCGCGCATCGATGTCCCGCCGATAAAACATGCCGCGATTGCATCCAGTTCGCCCATCGTCCCCGCAGATGGCGACCCCGCCGCCAACCGTGCGGTGTTGATCAGACCGCCAAGCGCGCACATCAATCCCATCAGCGCGAAAATCATCAGCTTCACGCGATTGGTATTCACGCCCGACAAACGGGTCGCCTCGAGATTGGAACCCACGGCATAGATGCGCCGGCCAAACACGGTCTGCGTGGCAATGTAGGTAAAGATCCCAAGCAGCGCCAGCAGCAACAGTACAGGCACCGGAATCCCGCCATACCGGTTCAGCGTCGTCACGAACGCAACCAGCACCAGACCTGCCGCGATTATCTTGACGCCATCCTGCCAGAGCGGCACGACAGCGAGCTTGTATCGCTGCCGGTTCTGCCGCTGACGCACGGTCAACGCAACGAGTATCACGAACATGACCAGTGCCAGTGCGTTGCCGGCCAGCCGGGGCAAGTACCCCTGCCCGATGAAGACCAGATGCTCCGATGCAGGCGC containing:
- a CDS encoding glycine C-acetyltransferase, which encodes MHDPYIAHARNTLDQIRADGFYKSERVISSPQSADIRLATGDEVLNFCANNYLGLANDPRLIEAAKAGLDRDGFGMASVRFICGTQSVHKELEQALASFLQTDDCILYSSCFDANGGLFETLLDESDAIISDELNHASIIDGVRLSKAKRYRYKNNDLADLETRLREADAVGARFKLIATDGVFSMDGIIADLAGICDLADRYGALVMVDDSHAVGFIGEHGRGTPEHCGVLSRIDIITGTLGKALGGASGGYVAARREIVELLRQRSRPYLFSNTLTPSIAAATLKVLELLGSAEGAELRSRVSSNGARFRNAMSALGFTLVPGEHPIIPVMLGDAQVASRMADALLQEGVYVIGFSFPVVPKGRARIRTQMSAAHTPEQIDRAVDAFARVGRSLGII
- the tdh gene encoding L-threonine 3-dehydrogenase, translated to MKALAKLERAPGLTLTHVAKPEVGHNDVMIRITRTAICGTDIHIWKWDDWAQKTIPVPMHVGHEYVGEIVEMGQEVRGFAIGDRVSGEGHITCGFCRNCRAGRRHLCRNTVGVGVNRPGAFAEFLVIPAFNAFKIPPEISDDLAAIFDPFGNATHTALSFNLVGEDVLITGAGPIGIMAVAIAKHVGARNVVITDVNEYRLELARKMGATRAVNVTQTALRDVMAELHMTEGFDVGLEMSGVPSAFKGLLEAMNHGGKVAMLGIPPAEMAIDWTQVIFKGLEIKGIYGREMFETWYKMVAMLRSGLDLSPILTHRFAVDDYQQAFAAMLSGQSGKVILDWTV
- a CDS encoding sugar ABC transporter permease, with the protein product MTPDVTSSPKRSTAGNVRTSSGQRFRQVFTRYKLLALLLAVAVIWIFFSFLTDGAFVTPRNLSNLLRQMSITGMLACGMVFVIIAGEIDLSVGSLLGLLGGVAAILDVSYHWPIQFTVPAVMLLGVAIGLFNGWWSTYLRVPSFIVGLGGMLAYRGVLLGVTGGSTIAPASEHLVFIGQGYLPRLAGNALALVMFVILVALTVRQRQNRQRYKLAVVPLWQDGVKIIAAGLVLVAFVTTLNRYGGIPVPVLLLLALLGIFTYIATQTVFGRRIYAVGSNLEATRLSGVNTNRVKLMIFALMGLMCALGGLINTARLAAGSPSAGTMGELDAIAACFIGGTSMRGGSGTVYGALIGALVMASLDNGMSMLDVDSYWQMIVKGGILVLAVWIDVISGDRR